From Blattabacterium cuenoti:
GCGTATAAAGTATGATCTTTTCCCATTCCTACATTTTTTCCAGGATGATGTTTTGTTCCTCGCTGACGAACTATAATATTACCAGAATTTACGTATTGATTTCCATAGATTTTAATACCCAATCTTCTTCCTATTGAATCTCTTCCATTTCTAGAGCTTCCAGAACCTTTTTTATGAGCCATATTATTTTTTTATTTTTCTAAAAAAGAAATTATTTTTATTTTTGAGAATAAAGGTCTAAATCCATTTTTTACTTTATATCCTTTTCTTCTTTTTTTCTTAAAAACAAAAATTTTTTTCCCTTTTATATGTTGCATAATTTCTATTATAATGTTTATTTTTTCTAAAAAAGGATCCCCTAAAAAGAGTTTTCCTTCTTTATAAAACAAAAAAACTTGATTTAATAATATTTCTTCTCCCACCTTTTCAGAAATATGAGGGACATAAATATACTGATTTTCAACAATTTTAAATTGTTTATCTTTTATATTAACAATAGCATATATCATAAATTCTATTTTACTTTAGTAATATTTTTTTTGCTTTTAAAAGACTTTCCAATAAATAATCTATTTCTTCACAAGTATTATACACAGAAAAACTAACTCGAATCATTCCCGTAACTCTAAAAAAATTCATAAGAGGTTGTGCACATAAATGCCCTGTTCTAACCGCAATTCCTAAACGATCTAAAAGACTACCTACATCAAAACAATGTAAATTATCTATATTAAAGGAAATAATCCCAGATTTATCAGAAACATCCTTAGAAACTCCATATAATTGAATTCCATCTATTGAACTTAAACATTTTATAGCATACATTAAAAGTTTTTTTTTGTAAGATTGAATATTTGATATCCCTATTTCTTTTACAAAATCTATAGCAAATCCCCAGACAACAATTCCTTCTATATTTGGGGTCCCTGCTTCAAATTTAAACGGTAAATCTGAATAAGTTGTACCATCAAAACTTACATTTTTAATCATTTCCCCTCCGAATTGATAAGGATATAATTTTTCTAATATTTTCTTTTTTCCATATAATATACCAATTCCAGTAGGTCCATACATTTTATGAGCAGAAAAAACATAAAAATCAACATTTAAATCTTGTACATTTAAATCTAAATTAGATGGGACTTGAGCTCCATCAATTAAAACTAAAGCTCCATATTCATGTGCTTTTTCAATAATATCTTTAACTGGATTAATAATTCCTAAAACATTTGATATATGACTAATAGATACTATTTTTGTTTTTTCTGAAATTAAAAATTCAAAATCTGTTAATTTTAAAAATCCACTATCATGAATAGATATTATTTTTAAAATAGCATTTTTCTTTTTACAAAGAATTTGCCATGGAACAAAATTGGAATGATGTTCAAGACAAGAAATAATAATTTCATCTCCTTCTTTTATAAAATTTTCCATACTAGAAGCGACCAAATTAATAGATTCTGTAGTTCCTTTTGTAAATATAATTTCTGAAGAATGTCTTGCATGAATAAATTTTTTAATTTTTTTTCTAACATTCTCCACATATAGAGTTGCTTTATGACTAAGATAATGCAATCCTCTATGAACATTAGAATTCATAGTAGAATAATAGCTTTGGGAAGCTTGAATTACTTTTAAGGGCTTCTGAGTTGTTGCTGCATTATCCATATAAATTAAAGGATTAGAATATATTTTCTCTTTTAAAATAGGAAATTGATTTCTTATTTTTTGTATTTCTTTATCTGAAAACATATATTTTATAAATTTTTATCTAATTTTTCCTTAATTTTTCTATTGATTAATTTTTTCAATTCAAAAATATGAATAGGAATCAACACTTCCCCTAAAAAAGATAATAACAATAACATTTTAGCTTTTTTTTCAGGAATTCCTCTGGATTGAAGATAAAATAATTCAGACTCTTGTATACTACCTATAGTACAACCATGTGAACACTTCACATATTCAGAATAAATTTCTAATTGAGGTTTAGCATATATACTTGCCTCATTAGAAAGAATAATATTATGATTTTTTTGGAATGCATTTATTTCTTTAATAAGTTTATTAACAATTATTTTTCCATTAAAAATACCTTTAGATTTTTCACTTAAAATATTTTTATATAATTGGAAACTATAAGCATCTGAACATAAATGATCGATCAAAGTATGATGATCTACAAATTGTTTTCCTGATAAAAGAGAAATACCATATAAATAAGAATAAGTTTTTTTTCCTATAGAATAAAACTTTAAATTATTTCTTATAAAATTTCCTTGAAAAGAAAAAGTATAAACAGTGCATTTACTATTCTCATTTTGTTTTAAATATGTGTTATCTATTATAGAAGTTTCTACTAAATCATTTTGTACTTTATAATAGTCAATTATACTGTGATTCATAGCATAAATTTCGCTAACAGAATTTATAAAAGGGGAATGTTTTTTTAAACATTTGGAATGTTCTATAATTTTAACATGAGAATGTTCTCCTACTACAATTAAATTTCTGTTATTCAACATAATTTTAGATTCAATCCCTGTAGAAATATGCAATATTTCTATGGGATTTTCTAAAATAACATGATTAGGAATGTAAATATATGCTCCATCTATTGATAATAGTGTGTTTAAAGTATAAAATGCATCATACTGGTATGATAGTCTTCCATAATAATCTTTAATTTCACTTTCTTTTATAGATATTATATTTGATAAAATAATATTTTCTGCATAAGTGTATGAAAAATAAGGGTTATATTTTCCATCTACAAAAACCAAAATAAAAGATCTTTCTTTTTTAAGAAAAGTTAAGTCTTTTATTTTTTTAGGTTCTATATTTTTTATTTTTTCATTTTCAGAAATAATATTATAATCTTGGTTAATAATTGAGTTAATATCTGTATTTTTCCATTCTTCATTTCTATAAGAAGGAAATCCTTTTTTTTGGAAAAAATCAGAATGTTTTCGTTTCAAAAAAGACATATAAGAGTCTTTTTTTCTTGCAGAAGCAAATTTATTAATTAATAAAGTTACTTTTTCTCTTAACTGCATTTAATTATAAAGTTAAACAATTCTTTTATACTTGATTTTTAGCTATCCAATCATATCCTTCTTTTTCTAATTTTTCAGCTAATTTTTGATTTCCTGACTGAATAATTTTTCCATTATATAGAATATGTATGATATAGTCTGAAAAAATGTAATCTAATAATCTTTTGTAATGAGTAATAATTAAAACAGAATTTTTATCATTTCTAAAAGCGTTAATACCTTGAGCAACTATACGTAAAGCATCTATATCTAAACCTGAGTCTACTTCATCTAAAATAGATAATAAAGGATCTAACATCATCATTTGAAATATCTCATTACGTTTTTTTTCTCCACCTGAAAAACCTTCATTTAAAGAACGATAAAAAAAATTCTTATCAATGTTTAATAAAGAAGACTTTTCTTTTATTTTCAATAGAATATCTTTAGAAGACATTTTTTTTATATTTCTTGCTTCACAAATAGAATTAACCGCTGTTTTAACAAAATTAATAATGGATACTCCTGGTATTTCCACTGGGTGTTGAAAAGAAAGAAAAATTCCTAAATGTGCCCGTTCTTCTGGTGAAAAATTTAATAAATTTTTGTTAAAAAAATAAATATTACCTTCAGTTATTTTATACTCTTTTTTACCTGCTATTATAGCAGCAAGAGTACTTTTACCAGAACCATTAGGCCCCATAATAACATGATTCTCCCCTCTATTAATTTTTAAATTAATTCCTCTAAGTACCTTATTTTTATCTATATAAGCATGTAAATTTTCTATGTTTAACATAATAATTTTTATTATTATCCGACAGATCCTTCCAAAGAAATTTCCAAAAGTTTTTGAGCTTCTACTGCAAATTCCATAGGAAGTTTTTTTAAAACTTCATTACTAAAACCATGAACAATTAAAGAAATTGCTTTTTCTATATTTATTCCTCTTTGATTACAATAAAAAATTTGATCTTCTCCAATTTTTGAAGTTGTTGCTTCATGTTCTACTTTGGAAGTAGAATTATATACATGAATATATGGAAAAGTGTGAGCGCCACATTGATTTCCAATTAATAAAGAATCACATTGAGAAAAATTACGAGAATGAATTGCTTGAGAAGCAATTTTCACCAATCCTCTATAATTATTTTGAGCTTTTCCAGCGGATATTCCTTTTGATATAATAACACTTTTAGTATGTTTTCCTATGTGTATCATTTTAGTTCCCGTATCTGCTTGTTGAAAATCTTTAGTTAAAGCTAAAGAATAAAATTCTCCTATTGAAAAATCACCTTTCAGAATACAAGATGGATATTTCCAAGTGATTGAAGAACCAGTTTCGACTTGTATCCAAGATATTTTTGCTCCTTTTTCACACAAACCACGTTTTGTGACAAAATTAAAAACACCTCCTTCTCCCTTTTTATTTCCAGGAAACCAATTTTGAACGGTAGAATACTTAATTTCAGCATTTTCCAATGCTATAATTTCAACTACAGCTGCATGTAATTGATTCTCTTTTCTTTCCGGAGCAGTGCATCCTTCTAAATAACTAACATAGGAATCTTTATCTGCGATAATTAAAGTCCTTTCAAATTGGCCCGTTTTATTTTCATTAATACGAAAATATGTGGATAATTCCATAGGACAATGAACTCCTTTTGGGATATAACAAAAAGAACCATCTGAAAATACAGCTGAATTTAGAGCTGCGTAAAAATTATCTTTTTTTGAAATAACTGAACCTAAATATTTTTTTACAAGATTTGGATATTTTTTTAAAGCATCATTGATAGAACAAAATATAATGCCTTGATCTTTTAATTTATTCTGAAATGTAGTAGCTAAAGAAACGGAATCTAATACTATATCTGTTGCAACACCTGAAAGTATTTTTTGTTCTTCTATAGGGACTCCTAATTTATTGAATGTATCTATTAACTCTGGATCTACTTTTTCCAAATTATTTAGATCTATTTTTTTTTTGGGAGCAGAATAATAACTTATTTTTTGAAAATCTGGAACTTGGTATTTTATATTTGCCCATTTTGGAGAATTCATTTTTTTCCATATTTGATAAGATTCTAATCTCCAATCTAACATCCATGCAGGTTCCTTTTTTTTTTCTGTTATTTTACGAATAACGTCCTCATTTAATCCCACTGGGATTTTATCTGATTCTATTGGAGTATAAAATCCATATTTGTATTCAGATTGAGTAAAATTTTCCAGTATCTTATCATTTTTTTTCATTATGATGAAAAACTTTTTCCGCATCCACAAGTATGTTTTGCTTTAGGATTATTGAAATAAAAACCTTTTCCATCTAGTCCGTCTGAATATTCTAATGTTGTTCCTTCTAAATAAGGAATGCTATTTTGATCTACCAATATTTTCATTTCTTTGTGTTGAAAAACTCTATCGTATTCTTGTTTATTTTTATCAAAAGTAAGTTCATAAGACATACCTGAACAACCTCCACTTTTCACTCCAAATCTAACAAAAGAAACATCATGAGAAAGTCCTTCTCTTTTCATAAGAGAAATTAATTTATTTTTAGCTTTTTCAGATATAAAAACCATAATTATTTACAATTTTTGTGATTACATGAGATAAAGATAATTCTTTTGCATGATTAATCATTTAATAAGATAAGTAATTTTTGTTACTCCTTCTTTTATTCCCCATTTATCAGACATACCAGCATTAATTTCTAAAATATATTTTATGTTTATGTATGAAGGAAAATTGATGATTTCTATATTTTCTTTCATAGGAGTTATGTATTTATTCAAAAAAACAACAGTATCAAATTGATTGATATATATAATATCTAAAGGAATTCGCACATCTTTCATGTTTATCTGTTTATATTCTTCTTGATTTTTTAATAAAAACAACATTCCTCTATTTTCTTTTAGAAAAGATCTATATTTTAATCCATTACTTTTTTCTATATCTTTGTCTGCTAATTCTATGTCTATTTTTTTAATAATAGAATTATTATTTTTTAAATATATTTCTCCGTTTTTAATAAATTCTATTTCTAGTAGATTTCCAACATCTAAAAACATATCAGAATCGTAATGAATTCTTTCAGATGAATTTATAAAAAAACACAGAATTATTATTATGATAAAAGAACAAAAAATATTAATTTTTTTCATAATGAAAAAAAATACTTTTTAATTCTTGATAAGTTTAAAAGCAAAAATCCAAAAATAATAAAAGGAATACTCAGCCACTGTCCTGTATTTATAGATAAAAAATTAATAAATTCTTCTCCTTGTGGTTCTTTCATAAATTCTAATAAAAAACGTATAGACCAAAGAAAAATAAAAAAAATTCCAGATAAAAAACCATTATCATTTTTTTTTCCTATTCGATATAAATACCAAAGTAGTAAAAAAATTATTAGATAACCAATAGACTCATATATTTGTGCAGGATGTCTAGGGACTATTTCTCCATATTCTGTATCCATCTGTACAAATTTTACTGCCCAAGGCAATTTTTCATTACATGGTTTTCCCACGATTTCAGAATTAAAAAAATTTCCTATTCTAATGAAAACAGCAGATATTGATACAGGAAGAGATAATCTATCGCATAACCAAATAAAAGATTTTTTCTTTAGAATCGTTTTACTATAAAATAAACTAGATAAGATAATACCTATGGTCGCGCCATGACTAGATAAACCTCTATAACCAATAAATTCATATCCTTTTATAAATCCTAATAAAAAACTATGGTCGTTTTTTCTTATAGGAAGAAAAGCTTCAATACAATGATCTGAAAAATATGAAAAATCATAAAATATAACTTGACCAAATCTCGCTCCTATAAGAGTTCCAAAAAAAGTACATATGAATAAAGGGTCCAAATATTTTTGATGTATATCATCTTTTTGATAAATATATTTCATTATATACCATCCTAATGAAAAAGAAACCACAAACATTAGACTATAAATATGAATTATAAAACCTTTCCACAAATTAAATTTTTGGATAGGATCCCAATTAATATATTCTAATTCTAATGTTTGCATGATTCATTAAATTTATTTTGTAGGATCATAACCGTATGGACCCCATGGATTACATTTTATAATTCTTTTTATACTTATGAAAATAGCCTTAAAAAGATTCCATTTTTTTAGTGATAAAATCATGTAACTTGAACAAGTTGGTATATATCTGCAATTATGCCCTATCCATGGAGATACCCCTATTTGATATAATATGATAATTTTTATGAATAAAATTTTTATAATTTTCATGCAAAATGATTTGTAATAAAATTTAAGGAAGAACCAGCTTTGAACCATTGAATTTGTTTTTCATTATAAGAATGATGAACTATAATTCTTTCTTTACGCCCATTTTTATGAATTAACTCTACTGCTATATTTTTATTAGGAGATATATTTTTTACATAAAAATGTAATACATCTTCTTCTTCAATTTTGTAATAATCATTGGGATTTGAAAAAGTTAAAGCTAAAATTCCTTGTTTTTTCAAATTAGTTTCGTGTATTCTAGAAAAAGATTTAACAAGAATTATACGAACTCCTAAAAAACGAGGTTCCATCGCAGCATGCTCTCTTGAAGAGCCTTCCCCATAATTATCTTCTCCAACAATCAAAGTTTGTATATTTTTTGATTTATAAAATTTTAATACATCATAAACCGTACCATAATTTCCTTTTATAATATTTTTTATTTTATTTTTTTCATGATTGAAAGCATTTACAGCTCCCATTAGTAAATTTTCAGAAATCTTTTCAAGATGACCTCTGTATTTTAACCATGGGCCTGCCATTGATATATGATCTGTAGTACATTTTCCTTTAGTTTTAATCAAAAGTCTAATATTTAGAATATTATTTCCATTCCATGCTAAAAATGGGGATAAAATCTGTAACCTTTTAGAATTTTTTTCTATGATCACAGATAAATTTTTTCTATTTTTTTTTGAAAGATTTTCATATCCTAATTCTTCTATATTAAAATTTTTAGCAGGAATTTCCATTGATTTAGGTTCTTCGAATTTTACATATTCACCTATTTCATTTTTCAACATATCCTTTCTAGGATCAAATGTCAAATCTCCAGAAAAAACTAAGGCAGTGACAATTTCTGGAGAAGCGATAAAAGCATGTGTTTTTGGATTTCCATCATTGCGAGATGAAAAATTTCTATTAAAAGTATGAATAATTGTATTTTTTACGTTTTTTTTATTTCCTTTTCTATCCCATTGTCCAATACAGGGGCCACAAGCATTAGAAAAAATTTTACCTCCAATATCTTTAAAAATAGATAAAAATCCTTCTTGCTTCATAAAAAAAGAAACTTTTTTCGATCCCGGAGATACCATATATTCTGAATTAATTTTCAATTTTTTCTTTTTTGCTTGTTTAATTATTGATATAGCCTTTGATAAATCTTCATAAGAAGAATTTGTACAAGAACCAATTAATCCAATTTCTATTTTTGTTGGCCAATTATTTTTAGCGGCTTCTTCTTTCATTTTAGAAATAGGAGTTGCTTTATCTGGAGTAAAAGGTCCATTAATATGGGGCTCTAAAACATTTAAATCTATTTTTATTACTTTATCATAATAATAATATGGATTTTGATAAACTTCTGGATCTGCTTTTAAAAAATATTTTATTTTTTCTGCCATCATAGAGACCTGATTTCTTCCATTTTTATTCAAAAAATTTTTCATTTTTATGTCATAGGGAAACAAAGATGCCGTAGCTCCTATTTCTGCGCCCATATTACATATAGTAGCTTTTCCAACACAAGAAATACTATTAACCCCTTCTCCAAAATATTCAATAATATGATTTGTAGCTCCTGAAACTCCAATCATTCCAGACAATTTTAATATCACATCTTTAGGAGAAGTCCATCCATTAATTTTTCCTGTTAAATTTACTCCAATTATTTTAGGAAATTTCAATTCTAAAAGAGACCCGGACATAACTTCTGCGGCATCGGATCCTCCAATTCCTATCGCTAACATGCCTAGTCCTCCAGCATTAGGAGTATGAGAGTCTGTTCCTATAATCATTCCTCCAGGAAATGCATAATTTTCTAAAATAATTTGATGAATAATACCAGACCCAGGCCCCCAAAAGTCTATTCCATATTTATGAGATGCGGATCTTAAAAAATTATAAATTTCTTGATTTTCTTCTATAGAATTTTTTAAATCTAAATCGTTTCCATCTCTAGCATATATGAGATGATCACAATGAATGGAAGTAGGAACAAACGTTTTGTATTTTTTAGTTTGCATAAACTGTAGCAATGTCATTTGAGCTGTAGCATCTTGCATGACAATACGATCTGGAAAAAAATTCATGTAATATTTATCTCGAAAGTTTTTCGATTCAAAATTAGTTTCTATTTTTTTTATTTCATCACCTAAATGATAATACAAAATTTTTTCCGAATAAGTCATAGGAGAATCTATCACATTTCGAATTTTTTCAATTTTAGATAAAAAATTTGAATAAAAATTTCGAATCAGATTAAGATCAAAAATCATATATTATAATATACATAAATTATGTTTCGTTTAAAAAAACATTTATTTTTTTATAAAAATCCATGGGATTATCTATATGAATCCAGTGATCAGATTTTTTAACTGTCCAAATTTTAGATTTTGGAAACAACTTACGTATATAATTATAATCTTTATTAAGAATATAATTTGAATATTCTCCTCGCAAAAATAATGTTGGGCCATAATATAAACCATTTTTTATTTCTTTATGAATTAAAAAATCATAATTTTTTTCAATATTTAATAAAGAAAAAGAAAAACATAATTTTCCATTTTTTTTTCTTTGAATACATTTAGAAAAAAATGACCTGATTTTTATATCAAAAATCCATGTTTTTAAAAAAGAGTCTAGATCTCTTCTAGTGTTAATTATATTGAAATCTACTTTCTTTAAAATATGAATTAATTTTTTTTGATCTTGATCACTGTTAGTATAAGCTTTAGGACTAATATCTAAAACAATAACTTTTTTTGGAATAAAAGGATATTTTATGGAAAACTTTATAACGGCTCTTCCTCCCATAGAATGTCCTAATAATATAGGATCATTTAATTCATAATAATGAATATATTCTAATATATCTTTTGATATGAGATCATAATTCATTTTATCGGAAACAAAACTCTTTCCATGATTTCTAATATCTAATAGATGAATTTGATAAATTTTTGAAAATTCTTTTGCAAAAGAAATCCAATTATTTCCATTTCCAAATAAACCATGAAAAACTAAAATAGGAGACCCCATACCGTAAATTTTAGAATATAGTATCATTTTAATATTTGTTTACTTTATGAATTCTTTTCAAATAACTTTGTATTGTATTTTCTAGTCCCATATATATAGATTCGTTAATTAAAGCATGTCCAATCGATATCTCTGATATATTTGGTATTTTCTCAATTAAAAAAGAAATATTATCTAAATTTAAATCATGGCCAGCATTAATTAACATATGATTATTCACAATCATTTTTGCTGTATCAATATACGGATCAATGCAATTCCATTTTTTTCTTGCATATCCTATAGCAAAATATCCTGTATATAATTCTATTCTATCTGCTCCTGTTTTAGCTGCATATGAAACTAATTCTGGT
This genomic window contains:
- the rplU gene encoding 50S ribosomal protein L21; its protein translation is MIYAIVNIKDKQFKIVENQYIYVPHISEKVGEEILLNQVFLFYKEGKLFLGDPFLEKINIIIEIMQHIKGKKIFVFKKKRRKGYKVKNGFRPLFSKIKIISFLEK
- the lgt gene encoding prolipoprotein diacylglyceryl transferase; the protein is MQTLELEYINWDPIQKFNLWKGFIIHIYSLMFVVSFSLGWYIMKYIYQKDDIHQKYLDPLFICTFFGTLIGARFGQVIFYDFSYFSDHCIEAFLPIRKNDHSFLLGFIKGYEFIGYRGLSSHGATIGIILSSLFYSKTILKKKSFIWLCDRLSLPVSISAVFIRIGNFFNSEIVGKPCNEKLPWAVKFVQMDTEYGEIVPRHPAQIYESIGYLIIFLLLWYLYRIGKKNDNGFLSGIFFIFLWSIRFLLEFMKEPQGEEFINFLSINTGQWLSIPFIIFGFLLLNLSRIKKYFFSL
- the sufB gene encoding Fe-S cluster assembly protein SufB produces the protein MKKNDKILENFTQSEYKYGFYTPIESDKIPVGLNEDVIRKITEKKKEPAWMLDWRLESYQIWKKMNSPKWANIKYQVPDFQKISYYSAPKKKIDLNNLEKVDPELIDTFNKLGVPIEEQKILSGVATDIVLDSVSLATTFQNKLKDQGIIFCSINDALKKYPNLVKKYLGSVISKKDNFYAALNSAVFSDGSFCYIPKGVHCPMELSTYFRINENKTGQFERTLIIADKDSYVSYLEGCTAPERKENQLHAAVVEIIALENAEIKYSTVQNWFPGNKKGEGGVFNFVTKRGLCEKGAKISWIQVETGSSITWKYPSCILKGDFSIGEFYSLALTKDFQQADTGTKMIHIGKHTKSVIISKGISAGKAQNNYRGLVKIASQAIHSRNFSQCDSLLIGNQCGAHTFPYIHVYNSTSKVEHEATTSKIGEDQIFYCNQRGINIEKAISLIVHGFSNEVLKKLPMEFAVEAQKLLEISLEGSVG
- the yidD gene encoding membrane protein insertion efficiency factor YidD, with the protein product MVQSWFFLKFYYKSFCMKIIKILFIKIIILYQIGVSPWIGHNCRYIPTCSSYMILSLKKWNLFKAIFISIKRIIKCNPWGPYGYDPTK
- a CDS encoding aconitate hydratase, encoding MIFDLNLIRNFYSNFLSKIEKIRNVIDSPMTYSEKILYYHLGDEIKKIETNFESKNFRDKYYMNFFPDRIVMQDATAQMTLLQFMQTKKYKTFVPTSIHCDHLIYARDGNDLDLKNSIEENQEIYNFLRSASHKYGIDFWGPGSGIIHQIILENYAFPGGMIIGTDSHTPNAGGLGMLAIGIGGSDAAEVMSGSLLELKFPKIIGVNLTGKINGWTSPKDVILKLSGMIGVSGATNHIIEYFGEGVNSISCVGKATICNMGAEIGATASLFPYDIKMKNFLNKNGRNQVSMMAEKIKYFLKADPEVYQNPYYYYDKVIKIDLNVLEPHINGPFTPDKATPISKMKEEAAKNNWPTKIEIGLIGSCTNSSYEDLSKAISIIKQAKKKKLKINSEYMVSPGSKKVSFFMKQEGFLSIFKDIGGKIFSNACGPCIGQWDRKGNKKNVKNTIIHTFNRNFSSRNDGNPKTHAFIASPEIVTALVFSGDLTFDPRKDMLKNEIGEYVKFEEPKSMEIPAKNFNIEELGYENLSKKNRKNLSVIIEKNSKRLQILSPFLAWNGNNILNIRLLIKTKGKCTTDHISMAGPWLKYRGHLEKISENLLMGAVNAFNHEKNKIKNIIKGNYGTVYDVLKFYKSKNIQTLIVGEDNYGEGSSREHAAMEPRFLGVRIILVKSFSRIHETNLKKQGILALTFSNPNDYYKIEEEDVLHFYVKNISPNKNIAVELIHKNGRKERIIVHHSYNEKQIQWFKAGSSLNFITNHFA
- a CDS encoding HesB/IscA family protein — its product is MVFISEKAKNKLISLMKREGLSHDVSFVRFGVKSGGCSGMSYELTFDKNKQEYDRVFQHKEMKILVDQNSIPYLEGTTLEYSDGLDGKGFYFNNPKAKHTCGCGKSFSS
- the rpmA gene encoding 50S ribosomal protein L27 yields the protein MAHKKGSGSSRNGRDSIGRRLGIKIYGNQYVNSGNIIVRQRGTKHHPGKNVGMGKDHTLYAIKNGYVSFKKGRKNKSTVSIIETKTG
- the sufD gene encoding Fe-S cluster assembly protein SufD gives rise to the protein MQLREKVTLLINKFASARKKDSYMSFLKRKHSDFFQKKGFPSYRNEEWKNTDINSIINQDYNIISENEKIKNIEPKKIKDLTFLKKERSFILVFVDGKYNPYFSYTYAENIILSNIISIKESEIKDYYGRLSYQYDAFYTLNTLLSIDGAYIYIPNHVILENPIEILHISTGIESKIMLNNRNLIVVGEHSHVKIIEHSKCLKKHSPFINSVSEIYAMNHSIIDYYKVQNDLVETSIIDNTYLKQNENSKCTVYTFSFQGNFIRNNLKFYSIGKKTYSYLYGISLLSGKQFVDHHTLIDHLCSDAYSFQLYKNILSEKSKGIFNGKIIVNKLIKEINAFQKNHNIILSNEASIYAKPQLEIYSEYVKCSHGCTIGSIQESELFYLQSRGIPEKKAKMLLLLSFLGEVLIPIHIFELKKLINRKIKEKLDKNL
- a CDS encoding alpha/beta fold hydrolase — protein: MILYSKIYGMGSPILVFHGLFGNGNNWISFAKEFSKIYQIHLLDIRNHGKSFVSDKMNYDLISKDILEYIHYYELNDPILLGHSMGGRAVIKFSIKYPFIPKKVIVLDISPKAYTNSDQDQKKLIHILKKVDFNIINTRRDLDSFLKTWIFDIKIRSFFSKCIQRKKNGKLCFSFSLLNIEKNYDFLIHKEIKNGLYYGPTLFLRGEYSNYILNKDYNYIRKLFPKSKIWTVKKSDHWIHIDNPMDFYKKINVFLNET
- a CDS encoding DUF192 domain-containing protein; the encoded protein is MFLDVGNLLEIEFIKNGEIYLKNNNSIIKKIDIELADKDIEKSNGLKYRSFLKENRGMLFLLKNQEEYKQINMKDVRIPLDIIYINQFDTVVFLNKYITPMKENIEIINFPSYINIKYILEINAGMSDKWGIKEGVTKITYLIK
- the sufC gene encoding Fe-S cluster assembly ATPase SufC, which translates into the protein MLNIENLHAYIDKNKVLRGINLKINRGENHVIMGPNGSGKSTLAAIIAGKKEYKITEGNIYFFNKNLLNFSPEERAHLGIFLSFQHPVEIPGVSIINFVKTAVNSICEARNIKKMSSKDILLKIKEKSSLLNIDKNFFYRSLNEGFSGGEKKRNEIFQMMMLDPLLSILDEVDSGLDIDALRIVAQGINAFRNDKNSVLIITHYKRLLDYIFSDYIIHILYNGKIIQSGNQKLAEKLEKEGYDWIAKNQV
- a CDS encoding aminotransferase class V-fold PLP-dependent enzyme; translation: MFSDKEIQKIRNQFPILKEKIYSNPLIYMDNAATTQKPLKVIQASQSYYSTMNSNVHRGLHYLSHKATLYVENVRKKIKKFIHARHSSEIIFTKGTTESINLVASSMENFIKEGDEIIISCLEHHSNFVPWQILCKKKNAILKIISIHDSGFLKLTDFEFLISEKTKIVSISHISNVLGIINPVKDIIEKAHEYGALVLIDGAQVPSNLDLNVQDLNVDFYVFSAHKMYGPTGIGILYGKKKILEKLYPYQFGGEMIKNVSFDGTTYSDLPFKFEAGTPNIEGIVVWGFAIDFVKEIGISNIQSYKKKLLMYAIKCLSSIDGIQLYGVSKDVSDKSGIISFNIDNLHCFDVGSLLDRLGIAVRTGHLCAQPLMNFFRVTGMIRVSFSVYNTCEEIDYLLESLLKAKKILLK